In the genome of Littorina saxatilis isolate snail1 unplaced genomic scaffold, US_GU_Lsax_2.0 scaffold_1005, whole genome shotgun sequence, one region contains:
- the LOC138954679 gene encoding uncharacterized protein, with protein MAIVTSGNNFGKIEMLGKHLNLKMLSRTSFFQIQGHYIVPTIDDFWKDHQTRVLDSIRNKEIVVLGDGRNDSPGYCAQYCTYTLMDSETKNILTIKTVHKRETDGKSPRMETEGFRRAMSDLLQKGINVKEVVTDAHTGIGAVMKGTYPALSHSHDIWHAAKNLSKKLTKLGSLRKHAALQKWTKDIVNHFWFTCRTATDHRQFVELLCGVLHHITGDHEWALGCCQHGELSDSDRNKPWLDAREDSDTIKELANILLHPRLLSKVKHYLNFRSTADLEVFHQHILMYCAKRYAYTPPVYRIRNVLAALDHNFHLGRSVKTKPDGQIQYHRCFNKKSGRWTVFPVKEEKDYSYLKDLTLQALLKRMQDRRGMKRSRDLEDADPRRIARTIMGQAPPPTAQLAAEQVSRFSGTPAFSSN; from the exons ATGGCAATAGTGACATCGGGCAACAATTTTGGCAAAATCGAAATGCTGGGGAAGCACCTGAACTTGAAGATGCTCTCAAGGACGTCCTTCTTCCAGATTCAGGGCCATTACATTGTTCCAACGATCGATGATTTCTGGAAGGATCACCAGACCAGGGTCCTGGACTCAATTAGAAACAAGGAGATAGTTGTTTTGG GAGATGGCCGCAATGACTCGCCTGGGTACTGTGCCCAGTACTGCACATACACTTTGATGGACAGTGAAACCAAAAACATCCTGACCATCAAAACTGTCCACAAGAGGGAGACGGACGGAAAGTCGCCACGAATGGAGACAGAGGGCTTCCGCAGGGCAATGAGTGACCTCCTGCAGAAGGGCATCAATGTGAAGGAGGTGgtcacagatgcacacacaggCATTGGAGCTGTGATGA AGGGCACATATCCTGCTTTGAGTCATTCGCACGACATCTGGCATGCTGCGAAGAACCTGAGCAAGAAACTAACAAAG CTTGGAAGCCTAAGGAAACATGCTGCTCTACAGAAGTGGACGAAAGACATCGTGAATCATTTTTGGTTCACCTGCCGAACAGCTACAGACCACAGGCAGTTTGtg GAGCTCCTTTGCGGTGTTTTGCACCACATCACAGGAGACCATGAGTGGGCCCTTGGATGCTGCCAGCATGGTGAGCTGTCTGAcagtgacagaaacaaaccttgGCTGGACGCCAGAGAGGACAGCGATACCATCAAGGAACTGGCTAACATTCTCCTGCACCCTCGCCTTCTCAGTAAAGTGAAACACTACTTGAACTTCCG GAGCACAGCTGACCTGGAGGTGTTTCACCAGCACATACTCATGTATTGTGCCAAGAGGTATGCTTACACGCCTCCAGTGTACAGGATCAGGAATGTCCTTGCTGCTCTGGACCACAACTTCCATTTGGGGAGGAGTGTGAAAACAAAACCAGATGGACAAATCCA GTACCACCGTTGCTTCAATAAAAAAAGTGGACGGTGGACTGTGTTCCCTGTGAAAGAGGAAAAAGACTACAGCTACCTAAAAGACCTGACCCTCCAGGCTCTTCTCAAGCGCATGCAGGACAGACGCGGAATGAAGAGGAGCAGAGACCTGGAGGATGCTGATCCCCGCCGCATTGCCCGAACCATCATGGGTCAGGCTCCGCCCCCAACTGCTCAGCTGGCAGCTGAGCAGGTGTCCAGATTTTCTGGCACACCAGCTTTTTCTTCAAACTAG